A single window of Streptomyces aquilus DNA harbors:
- a CDS encoding acyl-CoA dehydrogenase family protein, which translates to MSITLESEEHTALRAAVAQLGKRHGRGFDRETLWSEAAKLGYLGVNLPEEYGGGGGGISELSIVLEELGAAGCPLLMMVVSPAICGTVIARFGTETQKQEWLPALADGTRTMAFGITEPDAGSNSHRITTTARRDPETGDWLLTGRKVFISGVDIADATLIVGRTEDSRTGRLKPCLFIVPRDAEGFHRRRIDMELQAAEKQFELTLDEVRLPADALVGDEDAGLLQLFAGLNPERIMTAAFAIGMGRYALAQAVTYARDRTVWNTPIGAHQAIAHPLAQAHIDLELARLMMQKAAHLYDAGDDAGAGEAANMAKYAAGEACVKAVDQAVHTLGGNGLTREFGLASLITAARVARIAPVSREMILNYVSHQTLGLPKSY; encoded by the coding sequence GTGAGCATCACCCTGGAGTCAGAGGAACACACCGCCCTGCGCGCCGCCGTCGCCCAGCTGGGCAAGCGCCACGGCCGCGGCTTCGACCGAGAGACCCTCTGGTCCGAGGCCGCCAAACTCGGCTACCTCGGCGTCAACCTCCCCGAGGAGTACGGCGGCGGAGGCGGCGGCATCTCCGAACTCTCCATCGTCCTCGAAGAGCTCGGCGCCGCGGGCTGCCCCCTGCTGATGATGGTCGTCTCACCCGCCATCTGCGGCACGGTCATCGCCCGCTTCGGCACCGAGACCCAGAAGCAGGAATGGCTCCCGGCCCTGGCCGACGGCACCCGCACCATGGCCTTCGGCATCACCGAACCCGACGCCGGCTCCAACTCCCACCGCATCACCACCACGGCCCGCCGCGACCCGGAGACAGGGGACTGGCTGCTCACCGGCCGCAAGGTCTTCATCTCCGGCGTCGACATCGCCGACGCCACCCTCATCGTCGGCCGCACGGAAGATTCCCGCACCGGCCGCCTCAAGCCCTGCCTCTTCATCGTCCCGAGGGACGCCGAAGGGTTCCACCGCCGCCGGATCGACATGGAACTCCAGGCTGCGGAGAAGCAGTTCGAGCTGACGCTCGACGAGGTACGGCTCCCCGCGGACGCGCTCGTCGGCGACGAGGACGCCGGTCTCCTCCAGCTCTTCGCCGGCCTCAACCCCGAGCGCATCATGACGGCCGCGTTCGCGATCGGCATGGGCCGGTACGCACTCGCGCAGGCCGTCACCTACGCCCGCGACCGCACCGTGTGGAACACCCCCATCGGCGCCCACCAGGCCATCGCCCACCCCCTCGCCCAGGCCCACATCGACCTGGAACTGGCCCGCCTGATGATGCAGAAGGCGGCCCACCTCTACGACGCCGGGGACGACGCCGGCGCGGGCGAGGCGGCGAACATGGCGAAGTACGCGGCGGGGGAGGCCTGCGTGAAGGCGGTGGACCAGGCCGTGCACACCTTGGGCGGCAACGGCCTCACGCGCGAGTTCGGGCTCGC
- a CDS encoding biotin carboxylase N-terminal domain-containing protein: protein MIGTVLVANRGEIACRIFRTCGEWGIRTVAVHSDPDANALHARVADAAVRLPGATPAETYLRGDLIVKAAVAAGADAVHPGYGFLSENADFARAVLDAGLVWIGPPPEAIEAMASKTRAKELMGLRPLGEVSASDLPVLVKAAAGGGGRGMRIVRRLEELSAALEGARAEAASAFGDGEVFVEPYIENGRHVEVQILADTHGTVWALGTRDCSLQRRHQKVIEEAPAPGLSPGLEEELRTLAVRAARAVSYVGAGTVEFLVADDKAHFLEMNTRLQVEHPVTEAVFDVDLVALQIAVAEGQPLPESPPRARGHAVEARLYAEDPAQDWAPQTGTLHRLTIPGVRLDTGYEDGDEIGVHYDPMLAKAVAHAPTRAEAIRKLAGALEQARLHGPTTNRTLLVNSLRHDEFTTAAMNTAFYDRHLTSLTSTPPDPHAPLAAALAAAHGRSRFGGWRNVPSQPQVKRYEVAGEEIEVRYRHTREGWEPDDAAGVRVVHVDARLVVLEVDGVRRRYEVSRYGDEVYVGATALRALPRFPDPKAQLAPGSLVAPMPGTVVRIAEGLEAGAKVEAGEPIVWLEAMKMQHRISAPVTGTLSVLHAVVGGQVAVGALLAVVEEDQ from the coding sequence TTGATAGGGACTGTGCTCGTCGCCAACCGGGGCGAGATCGCCTGCCGGATCTTCCGCACCTGCGGTGAGTGGGGAATCCGAACCGTCGCCGTGCACTCGGACCCGGACGCGAACGCGCTCCACGCGCGCGTGGCCGACGCGGCGGTACGACTTCCGGGGGCGACGCCTGCCGAGACGTATCTGCGCGGCGACCTGATCGTGAAGGCGGCCGTCGCCGCCGGCGCGGACGCCGTGCACCCCGGTTACGGCTTCCTCTCCGAGAACGCGGACTTCGCCCGCGCCGTCCTGGACGCGGGGCTGGTGTGGATCGGCCCGCCGCCCGAGGCGATCGAGGCGATGGCGTCCAAGACGCGCGCGAAGGAGCTGATGGGGCTCCGGCCGCTGGGGGAGGTGAGCGCGTCCGACCTGCCGGTGCTCGTGAAAGCGGCCGCCGGCGGCGGGGGGCGCGGGATGAGGATCGTGCGCCGCCTGGAGGAGCTGAGCGCCGCACTGGAGGGCGCGCGCGCCGAGGCCGCGAGCGCCTTCGGGGACGGTGAGGTGTTCGTCGAGCCGTACATCGAGAACGGCCGCCATGTCGAGGTGCAGATCCTCGCCGACACCCACGGCACGGTCTGGGCGCTCGGCACCCGCGACTGCTCCCTCCAGCGCCGCCACCAGAAGGTCATCGAGGAGGCACCGGCGCCCGGGCTCTCCCCGGGGCTCGAAGAGGAGCTGCGCACGCTGGCCGTGCGCGCCGCGCGCGCCGTCTCCTACGTCGGCGCGGGCACCGTCGAGTTCCTCGTCGCCGACGACAAGGCGCACTTCCTGGAGATGAACACCCGCCTCCAGGTCGAGCACCCGGTGACGGAGGCGGTGTTCGACGTGGACCTGGTCGCACTCCAGATCGCCGTTGCGGAAGGACAGCCCCTCCCCGAATCACCGCCACGCGCGCGAGGCCACGCCGTCGAAGCCCGCCTCTACGCCGAGGACCCGGCCCAGGACTGGGCCCCCCAGACCGGCACCCTGCACCGCCTCACGATCCCCGGCGTCCGCCTGGACACCGGCTACGAGGACGGCGACGAGATCGGCGTCCACTACGACCCGATGCTCGCCAAGGCCGTCGCCCACGCCCCCACGCGCGCGGAGGCGATCCGCAAACTGGCCGGCGCGTTGGAACAGGCCCGGCTCCACGGCCCGACGACCAACAGAACCCTCCTGGTGAACTCCCTGCGCCACGACGAGTTCACGACAGCGGCCATGAACACGGCGTTCTACGACCGCCACCTCACGTCGTTGACCTCAACGCCCCCCGACCCGCACGCCCCGCTGGCCGCCGCCCTCGCCGCCGCCCACGGCCGCTCCCGCTTCGGCGGCTGGCGCAACGTCCCTTCACAGCCACAGGTGAAGCGGTACGAGGTGGCGGGCGAGGAGATCGAGGTCCGGTACCGGCACACACGGGAGGGCTGGGAGCCGGACGACGCCGCCGGGGTGCGGGTGGTGCACGTGGACGCACGTCTGGTCGTACTCGAAGTGGACGGCGTGCGGCGCCGGTACGAGGTGTCGAGGTACGGCGACGAGGTGTACGTCGGCGCGACCGCGCTGAGGGCCCTGCCCCGCTTCCCCGACCCGAAGGCACAGCTGGCCCCGGGCTCCTTGGTGGCCCCCATGCCGGGAACGGTGGTCAGGATCGCCGAGGGCCTGGAGGCCGGGGCGAAGGTCGAGGCCGGTGAACCGATCGTCTGGCTCGAAGCGATGAAGATGCAACACCGCATTTCGGCCCCGGTCACGGGGACGCTCAGCGTTCTGCACGCGGTCGTCGGCGGTCAGGTCGCCGTCGGTGCCCTGCTCGCCGTCGTAGAGGAGGACCAGTGA
- a CDS encoding acyl-CoA carboxylase subunit beta, translated as MTVLSSALDVKGADYLAHRETMLAKLDELTAEHAKALAGGGPKYVERHRTRGKLLARERIELLLDPDTPFLELSPLAAWGSEYPVGASLVTGIGVVEGVECLITANDPTVRGGASNPWSLKKALRANDIALANRLPCISLVESGGADLPSQKEIFIPGGAIFRDLTRLSAAGIPTVAVVFGNSTAGGAYIPGMSDHVIMVKERAKVFLGGPPLVKMATGEESDDESLGGAEMHARVSGLADYFAVDEQDALRQARRVVARLNHRKAYADPPLAEPPKYAADELLGIVPGDLKTPFDPREVIARIVDASDFDEFKPLYGTSLTTGWAALHGYPVGILANAQGVLFSEESQKAAQFIQLANQRDIPLLFLHNTTGYMVGKEYEQGGIIKHGAMMINAVSNSRVPHLSVLMGASYGAGHYGMCGRAYDPRFLFAWPSAKSAVMGPQQLAGVLSIVARQSAAAKGQPYDDEADAALRAMVEQQIESESLPMFLSGRLYDDGVIDPRDTRTVLGLCLSAIHTAPYEGARGGFGVFRM; from the coding sequence GTGACCGTCCTGTCGTCCGCGCTGGACGTGAAAGGCGCCGACTACCTCGCCCACCGCGAGACCATGCTCGCCAAGCTGGACGAGCTGACCGCCGAGCACGCCAAGGCGCTGGCCGGGGGCGGTCCGAAATATGTGGAGCGCCACCGCACGCGCGGAAAGTTGCTGGCCCGCGAGCGCATCGAACTGCTCCTCGACCCGGACACGCCCTTCCTGGAACTGTCCCCGCTGGCCGCGTGGGGCAGCGAGTACCCGGTCGGTGCCTCGCTCGTCACCGGTATCGGGGTGGTCGAGGGCGTGGAGTGCCTGATCACCGCCAACGACCCGACCGTGCGCGGCGGTGCGAGCAACCCGTGGAGCCTGAAGAAGGCGCTCCGGGCGAACGACATCGCCCTCGCCAACCGGCTGCCCTGCATCAGCCTGGTGGAGTCCGGTGGCGCCGACCTGCCGTCCCAGAAGGAGATCTTCATCCCGGGGGGCGCCATCTTCCGGGATCTGACGCGGCTCTCCGCCGCCGGCATCCCCACGGTCGCGGTCGTCTTCGGCAACTCCACGGCGGGCGGGGCCTACATCCCCGGCATGTCCGACCACGTGATCATGGTCAAGGAGCGCGCCAAGGTGTTCCTCGGCGGTCCGCCCCTCGTCAAGATGGCCACCGGCGAGGAGAGCGACGACGAGTCGCTGGGCGGCGCGGAGATGCACGCGCGCGTGTCGGGCCTCGCCGACTACTTCGCCGTCGACGAGCAGGACGCCCTGCGGCAGGCGCGCCGCGTGGTCGCCCGCCTCAACCACCGCAAGGCGTACGCCGATCCGCCCCTCGCCGAGCCGCCCAAGTACGCGGCCGACGAACTCCTCGGCATCGTCCCGGGCGACCTCAAGACCCCCTTCGACCCGCGCGAGGTCATCGCCCGGATCGTCGACGCCTCCGACTTCGACGAGTTCAAACCGCTGTACGGCACGAGCCTGACGACCGGCTGGGCGGCCCTGCACGGCTACCCGGTCGGCATCCTGGCCAACGCCCAGGGGGTGCTCTTCTCCGAGGAGTCGCAGAAGGCCGCCCAGTTCATCCAGCTCGCCAACCAGCGCGACATCCCCCTCCTCTTCCTCCACAACACCACCGGCTACATGGTCGGCAAGGAGTACGAGCAGGGCGGCATCATCAAGCACGGCGCGATGATGATCAACGCGGTGAGCAACAGCAGGGTGCCCCACCTCTCGGTCCTCATGGGTGCCTCCTACGGCGCCGGCCACTACGGCATGTGCGGCCGCGCCTACGACCCCCGCTTCCTCTTCGCCTGGCCCAGCGCCAAGTCCGCCGTGATGGGACCGCAGCAGCTGGCGGGCGTCCTCTCCATCGTCGCCCGGCAGTCGGCGGCGGCGAAGGGGCAGCCGTACGACGACGAGGCCGACGCGGCCCTGCGGGCCATGGTGGAGCAGCAGATCGAGTCCGAGTCGCTGCCGATGTTCCTCTCCGGCCGCCTCTACGACGACGGCGTCATCGACCCGCGCGACACCCGCACGGTCCTCGGCCTGTGCCTGTCGGCCATCCACACGGCGCCGTACGAGGGTGCGCGCGGCGGCTTCGGCGTCTTCCGGATGTGA
- a CDS encoding acyclic terpene utilization AtuA family protein, which produces MTLRIGNASGFYGDRFDALREMLTGGELDVLTGDYLAELTMLILGRDRLKDPGAGYARTFLRQLEECLGLAQERGVRIVANAGGLNPAGLADRVRELADRLGIAVRVAHVEGDNLTSAHPGSLAAHAYLGGFGIAECLRAGADVVVTGRVTDAALVTGPAAAHFGWGPADFDRLAGAVVAGHVLECGTQTTGGNYAFFADGSHDLRRPGFPLAELHEDGAAVITKHPGTGGFVDVGTVTAQLLYETQGARYAGPDVTARLDTVRLTQDGPDRVRVSGVRGEAPPPTLKVGLNKLGGFRNEVVFVLTGLDIEAKAALVRAQMEPVVGKVASARWELARTDRVDADTEETASALLRLVVRDPDQDAVGRALSGAAVELALASYPGFHVLAPPGKGAPYGVFEDVYVPHGAVDHVAVLHDGRRIPVAPARDTLVLEDPAEPEPPAPLPQGPTRRAPLGLVAGARSGDKGGNANVGVWVRTDEAWRWLAHTLTVDRFRELLPETADLKVIRHQLPNLRALNFVVEGILGAGVAAQHRFDPQAKALGEWLRSRHLDIPEALL; this is translated from the coding sequence ATGACCCTGCGCATCGGCAACGCCTCCGGCTTCTACGGCGACCGCTTCGACGCCCTCCGCGAGATGCTCACCGGCGGTGAACTCGACGTCCTCACCGGCGACTACCTCGCCGAGCTGACCATGCTCATCCTCGGTCGCGACCGGCTGAAGGACCCCGGCGCCGGGTACGCCCGCACGTTCCTGCGGCAGTTGGAGGAGTGCCTCGGCCTCGCGCAGGAGCGGGGCGTACGGATCGTCGCCAACGCCGGTGGCCTGAACCCGGCCGGACTCGCCGACCGAGTAAGGGAGTTGGCCGACCGTCTCGGTATCGCCGTCCGCGTCGCCCACGTCGAGGGCGACAACCTGACCTCCGCCCACCCCGGCAGCCTCGCCGCCCACGCCTACCTCGGCGGCTTCGGCATCGCGGAGTGCCTGCGCGCGGGCGCCGACGTGGTCGTCACCGGGCGGGTGACGGACGCCGCCCTGGTCACCGGGCCCGCCGCGGCCCACTTCGGCTGGGGGCCGGCGGACTTCGACCGGCTCGCGGGCGCGGTCGTCGCCGGGCACGTCCTGGAGTGCGGCACCCAGACGACGGGCGGCAACTACGCCTTCTTCGCCGACGGCTCCCACGACCTCCGCCGCCCCGGCTTCCCCCTCGCCGAACTCCACGAGGACGGCGCCGCCGTCATCACCAAACACCCCGGCACCGGCGGCTTCGTCGACGTCGGCACGGTCACCGCCCAGCTGTTGTACGAGACCCAGGGCGCCCGGTACGCCGGCCCCGACGTCACCGCCCGCCTCGACACCGTCCGCCTCACCCAGGACGGCCCCGACCGCGTCCGCGTCTCCGGCGTCCGCGGCGAGGCCCCGCCGCCCACCCTCAAGGTCGGCCTGAACAAGCTCGGCGGCTTCCGCAACGAGGTCGTCTTCGTCCTCACCGGCCTCGACATCGAGGCGAAGGCGGCGCTGGTGCGGGCGCAGATGGAACCGGTCGTCGGCAAAGTCGCCTCCGCCCGCTGGGAGTTGGCCCGCACCGATCGCGTGGACGCCGACACCGAGGAGACTGCCAGCGCCCTGCTGCGGCTCGTCGTACGGGACCCCGACCAGGACGCGGTCGGGCGGGCCCTGAGCGGCGCCGCGGTCGAACTCGCCCTCGCCAGCTACCCCGGCTTCCATGTGCTCGCGCCACCTGGAAAAGGCGCGCCTTATGGGGTCTTCGAGGATGTGTACGTCCCCCATGGCGCCGTCGACCATGTGGCCGTCCTCCATGACGGCCGCCGCATCCCTGTGGCGCCGGCCCGCGACACCCTCGTACTCGAAGATCCCGCCGAACCCGAGCCGCCCGCCCCCCTTCCGCAGGGCCCCACCCGACGCGCCCCGCTCGGCCTCGTCGCCGGGGCCCGCAGCGGGGACAAGGGCGGCAACGCCAACGTGGGCGTGTGGGTCCGGACCGACGAGGCCTGGCGCTGGCTCGCGCACACCCTCACCGTCGACCGCTTCCGTGAACTCCTGCCGGAGACAGCGGACTTGAAGGTCATCCGGCACCAACTCCCCAATCTGCGGGCCCTCAACTTCGTCGTCGAGGGCATCCTCGGCGCCGGTGTCGCCGCCCAGCACCGCTTCGATCCGCAGGCCAAGGCGCTCGGCGAATGGCTGCGCTCCCGCCACCTGGACATCCCGGAGGCCCTCCTGTGA
- a CDS encoding TIGR03084 family metal-binding protein, with translation MADPTPVIDDLCAESEELDQLVAGLSKEQWSLPTPAPGWTVAHQIAHLAWTDHSSLLAVTDQAAFSREVEKALAAPGDFVDNGAEEGAAKPPERLLAYWRAGREDLADALRAAPPGARFPWYGPPMSTASMATARLMETWAHAGDVADALGVTRTPTDRLRHIARLGVRTRDFAFGVHGLTPPFEEFRVELVAPSGALWIHGPENATDRVTGPALDFCLLVTQRAHRTDLALTAVGEYADRWLDIAQAFAGPPGDGRAPKGAGE, from the coding sequence ATGGCAGACCCCACGCCCGTCATCGACGACCTGTGCGCGGAGAGCGAGGAACTCGACCAGCTCGTGGCCGGGTTGAGCAAGGAGCAGTGGTCGTTGCCGACCCCCGCCCCCGGCTGGACCGTCGCCCACCAGATCGCCCACCTCGCCTGGACGGACCACTCCTCCCTGCTCGCCGTGACCGATCAGGCGGCCTTCTCCCGTGAGGTCGAGAAGGCGCTGGCCGCACCCGGGGACTTCGTGGACAACGGTGCCGAGGAGGGGGCGGCGAAGCCTCCGGAGCGGCTGCTCGCCTACTGGCGGGCGGGGCGCGAGGACCTGGCCGACGCCCTGCGTGCCGCTCCGCCCGGCGCCCGTTTCCCCTGGTACGGCCCGCCCATGTCCACCGCCTCCATGGCCACCGCCCGCCTCATGGAGACCTGGGCGCACGCCGGGGACGTGGCGGACGCGCTGGGCGTGACCCGCACCCCCACCGACCGGCTCCGGCACATCGCCCGACTCGGCGTCCGCACCCGCGACTTCGCCTTCGGCGTGCACGGACTGACCCCGCCGTTCGAGGAGTTCCGGGTCGAACTCGTCGCTCCGTCCGGTGCGTTGTGGATCCACGGTCCCGAGAACGCCACCGACCGCGTCACCGGCCCCGCCCTCGACTTCTGCCTCCTGGTCACCCAGCGCGCCCATCGCACCGATCTCGCCCTGACCGCCGTGGGCGAGTACGCCGACCGGTGGCTGGACATCGCCCAGGCCTTCGCGGGCCCGCCGGGCGACGGGCGCGCACCCAAAGGGGCCGGAGAATGA
- a CDS encoding EamA family transporter produces MSTPSTAADSLSAPLVAETSTAQPSAGTPRRRSLGSIGLVLSAGISVQFGGALAASLMPRAGALGVVTLRLVAAALVLLVVCRPRVRGHGRADWATVIVFGLTMAGMNGLFYQSIARIPLGPAVALEVLGPLALSVLASRRAINLVWAGLALAGVVLLSGGGFGSLDVVGVLFALGAGAMWAAYIVFSARTGRRFPQADGLALAMAVAAVVFLPLGIVESGTRLLDPTTIALGSAVAVLSSVLPYTLELIALRRLPASTFAILMSLEPAIAATAGFLVLSQALSATEAAAIALVIAASMGVVLTQTGRGKAEVPEGH; encoded by the coding sequence GTGAGCACCCCCAGCACCGCCGCCGACTCGCTTTCGGCACCCCTGGTTGCCGAGACCTCCACCGCCCAGCCGTCGGCGGGCACCCCGCGCCGACGCTCCCTCGGCTCCATCGGCCTGGTGCTGTCCGCGGGCATCTCCGTGCAGTTCGGCGGGGCCCTCGCGGCGAGCCTGATGCCGCGCGCCGGGGCGCTCGGCGTGGTGACGCTGCGGCTGGTGGCGGCGGCGCTCGTGCTGCTGGTGGTGTGCCGGCCGCGGGTACGCGGACACGGCCGCGCCGACTGGGCCACGGTGATCGTCTTCGGCCTCACGATGGCCGGGATGAACGGCCTCTTCTACCAGTCGATCGCCCGCATCCCGCTCGGTCCGGCGGTCGCCCTGGAGGTCCTCGGCCCCCTCGCCCTGTCGGTCCTCGCCTCCCGCCGCGCGATCAACCTCGTCTGGGCCGGCCTGGCCCTCGCCGGTGTCGTGCTGCTCAGCGGCGGCGGCTTCGGCAGCCTCGACGTCGTGGGCGTCCTCTTCGCCCTGGGCGCGGGCGCCATGTGGGCGGCGTACATCGTCTTCAGCGCCCGCACCGGCCGCCGCTTCCCGCAGGCGGACGGGCTCGCCCTCGCCATGGCGGTCGCGGCGGTGGTGTTCCTGCCGCTCGGCATCGTCGAGTCCGGCACCAGGCTCCTCGACCCCACGACCATCGCCCTGGGCTCGGCGGTGGCCGTCCTCTCCTCGGTCCTGCCCTACACCCTGGAACTCATCGCCCTGCGCCGCCTGCCCGCCTCCACCTTCGCCATCCTCATGAGCCTGGAACCGGCCATCGCCGCGACGGCCGGCTTCCTGGTCCTGAGCCAGGCCCTGTCCGCGACGGAGGCCGCCGCGATCGCCCTGGTCATCGCGGCCAGCATGGGCGTGGTGCTGACGCAGACGGGGCGGGGGAAGGCGGAGGTGCCCGAGGGGCACTGA
- a CDS encoding lipid II:glycine glycyltransferase FemX, with translation MSLRLRPISRPDHLAFIAARPSASHTQIPAWGEVKPDWRAESLGWFDEGERLVGVGLVLYRPVPKLKKYLAYLPEGPLIDWYDAELAERWLEPMLVHLRQQGAFSVKMGPPVVVRRWSADAVKAAIADPAARRLRDAEATSYEPRAFDVADRLRRAGWQQTEPGGEDGFAAGQPRYVFQVPFAGRSLDEIHRGLNQQWRRNIKKAEKAGVEVVRGGPEDLPAFYALYTETAERDRFIPRPLAYFQRMWTVLNAEHPDRMRLYLARHDGDVLAAATMLTVGEHVWYSYGASTAHKREVQPNNAMQWRMMADAHELGAAVYDLRGITDTLEDSNHLLGLLRFKVGTGGQAIEYLGEWDFPINRLLHKALDLYMARR, from the coding sequence ATGTCCCTCCGTCTCCGTCCCATCTCCCGCCCCGACCACCTCGCCTTCATCGCCGCCCGTCCCTCCGCCAGCCACACCCAGATCCCCGCCTGGGGCGAGGTGAAGCCGGACTGGCGGGCGGAGAGTCTCGGGTGGTTCGACGAGGGGGAGCGGCTGGTGGGGGTGGGGCTGGTGCTGTACCGGCCGGTGCCGAAGCTGAAGAAGTACCTCGCGTATCTGCCCGAGGGGCCGCTCATCGACTGGTACGACGCCGAGCTCGCCGAGCGCTGGCTGGAGCCGATGCTCGTCCATCTCAGGCAGCAGGGCGCGTTCTCGGTGAAGATGGGGCCGCCCGTCGTCGTGCGCCGCTGGAGCGCCGACGCCGTGAAGGCAGCGATCGCCGACCCGGCCGCCCGGCGGCTGCGGGACGCCGAGGCGACGTCGTACGAACCCCGTGCCTTCGACGTCGCCGACCGGCTGCGGCGGGCGGGCTGGCAGCAGACGGAGCCGGGCGGCGAGGACGGCTTCGCCGCCGGACAGCCCCGTTACGTGTTCCAAGTCCCGTTCGCCGGGCGGTCGTTGGACGAGATCCACCGCGGCCTCAACCAGCAGTGGCGGCGCAACATCAAGAAGGCCGAGAAGGCGGGAGTCGAGGTCGTGCGGGGCGGCCCCGAGGATCTCCCGGCGTTCTACGCCCTCTACACCGAGACCGCCGAACGCGACCGCTTCATCCCGCGCCCGCTCGCCTACTTCCAGCGCATGTGGACCGTCCTCAACGCCGAACACCCCGACCGCATGCGCCTGTACCTCGCCCGCCACGACGGCGACGTCCTCGCCGCGGCCACGATGCTCACGGTCGGCGAGCACGTCTGGTACTCGTACGGCGCCTCCACCGCCCACAAGCGCGAGGTCCAGCCGAACAACGCGATGCAGTGGCGGATGATGGCCGACGCCCACGAGCTGGGCGCCGCCGTCTACGACCTGCGCGGCATCACCGACACCCTGGAGGACTCCAACCACCTCCTCGGCCTGCTCCGCTTCAAGGTCGGCACGGGCGGTCAGGCCATCGAGTACCTGGGGGAGTGGGACTTCCCGATCAACCGGCTGCTGCACAAGGCGCTGGACCTGTACATGGCGCGGCGGTAG